A single genomic interval of Numenius arquata chromosome 14, bNumArq3.hap1.1, whole genome shotgun sequence harbors:
- the WFIKKN1 gene encoding LOW QUALITY PROTEIN: WAP, Kazal, immunoglobulin, Kunitz and NTR domain-containing protein 1 (The sequence of the model RefSeq protein was modified relative to this genomic sequence to represent the inferred CDS: substituted 1 base at 1 genomic stop codon) yields the protein MEVTGSIAARPAGAGRAEGQSPRQXARPVAWAGQMPPHGNFGRPGRGRGAGGGQRAPLGVPLLLPLLAAAAGLSLQPGRTQHLGVCPNQLNPNLWVDAQSTCERECQADQDCEGFEKCCTNVCGLRSCVAARFADGSLPALALAPAASCESFVCAQQGSDCDIWDGQPVCKCKDRCEKEPNFTCASDGLTYYNKCYMDAEACLRGTRLTTVPCKHIFTWPDTSPVPQETTARPTPGAGPEVPVPPALYSNPFHQSVRAGGTVSFRCDVSGRPRPDITWEKQSEREENFIMRPDQMYGNVVVTNIGQLVIYNARHEDAGIYTCTARNAAGLLRADFPLSVVRREPGGTPRAGSPQPFPSAECLKEPDRRRCEALEVRWHFDAKQGSCLTFRYGGCGANRNHFETYEECRAACLGSARPTCLLPMVQGPCQNWEPRWAYNHLLKQCHSFVYGGCEGNTNNFESKETCEDVCPFPKSLQCKACRLKSKMVLSLCRSDFAIVGRLMEIVEDQDSGIARFALEDVLKDEKMGLKFFNIKYLEVTLTDMDWSCPCPNMTAEDGPLIIMGEVHDGMATLDPGSYVRAANDKRVKKIYELMEKKTCDLLNRFQD from the exons ATGGAGGTGACGGGCAGCATCGCCGCCAGGCCAGCAGGCGCTGGGCGTGCTGAAGGGCAGAG CCCTCGCCAGTGAGCCAGGCCGGTGGCGTGGGCTGGCCAGATGCCTCCTCATGGGAATTTCGGCCGGccaggccggggccggggagcgggTGGGGGGCAACGTGCCCCCCTGGGCGTCCCGCTCCTCCTGCCTttgctggcggcggcggccgggctgaGCCTGCAGCCGGGCAGGACGCAGCACTTGGGGGTCTGCCCCAACCAGCTGAACCCCAACCTGTGGGTGGACGCCCAGAGCACCTGCGAGCGGGAGTGCCAGGCTGACCAg GACTGCGAAGGCTTCGAGAAGTGCTGCACCAACGTGTGCGGGCTGCGGAGCTGCGTGGCCGCCCGCTTCGCCGACGGCAGCCTCCCGGCGCTGGCGCTGGCACCGGCCGCCTCCTGCGAGAGCTTCGTGTGCGCCCAGCAGGGCTCCGACTGCGACATCTGGGACGGGCAGCCCGTCTGCAAGTGCAAGGACCGCTGCGAGAAGGAGCCCAACTTCACCTGCGCCTCCGACGGCCTCACCTACTACAACAAGTGCTACATGGACGCCGAGGCCTGCCTGCGCGGCACCCGCCTCACCACCGTCCCCTGCAAGCACATCTTCACCTGGCCCGACACCAGCCCCGTGCCCCAGGAGACGACGGCGCGCCCCACGCCGGGGGCCGGCCCCGAGGTGCCGGTGCCCCCCGCGCTCTACAGCAACCCCTTCCACCAGTCGGTGCGGGCCGGCGGCACCGTCAGCTTCCGCTGCGACGTcagcggccgcccccggcccgacATCACCTGGGAGAAGCAGAGCGAGCGGGAGGAGAACTTCATCATGCGGCCGGACCAGATGTACGGCAACGTGGTGGTCACCAACATCGGCCAGCTGGTCATCTACAACGCCCGCCACGAGGACGCCGGCATCTACACCTGCACGGCCCGTAACGCCGCCGGGCTGCTGCGCGCCGACTTCCCGCTGTCGGTGGTCAGGAGGGAGCCGGGGGGCACCCCGCGGgccggcagcccccagcccttccccagcgcCGAGTGCCTGAAGGAGCCGGACCGGCGGCGGTGCGAGGCCCTGGAGGTGCGCTGGCACTTCGACGCCAAGCAGGGCTCCTGCCTCACCTTCCGCTACGGGGGCTGCGGGGCCAACAGGAACCATTTCGAGACCTACGAGGAGTGCCGGGCCGCCTGCCTGGGCAGCGCCCGCCCCACCTGCCTGCTGCCCATGGTGCAGGGGCCCTGCCAGAACTGGGAGCCCCGCTGGGCCTACAACCACCTCCTCAAGCAGTGCCACTCCTTCGTCTACGGCGGCTGCGAGGGCAACACCAACAACTTCGAGAGCAAGGAGACCTGCGAGGACGTCTGCCCCTTCCCCAAGAGCCTGCAGTGCAAGGCCTGCCGCCTAAAGAGCAAGATGGTGCTGAGCCTCTGCCGTAGCGACTTCGCCATTGTGGGCCGGCTGATGGAGATCGTGGAAGACCAGGACTCCGGCATCGCCCGCTTCGCCCTCGAGGACGTCCTCAAGGACGAGAAGATGGGCCTCAAGTTCTTCAACATCAAGTACCTGGAGGTGACCTTGACCGACATGGACTGGAGCTGCCCCTGCCCCAACATGACGGCGGAGGACGGGCCCCTCATCATCATGGGCGAGGTGCACGACGGCATGGCCACGCTGGACCCCGGCAGCTACGTCCGGGCGGCCAACGACAAGCGGGTGAAGAAGATCTACGAGCTGATGGAGAAGAAAACCTGCGACCTCCTGAACCGCTTCCAGGACTAG